From the Desulfobotulus mexicanus genome, the window GGGAAACCGAAGCCTGTTTGAAGGCCTATGGCTGGAAAATAGGAGGGACTGGGAACAGGTTTATCCTGTGATTCGTGTATCCTTTGGGCAGGGTATTATTGGAAGCCGGAGTGAGCTGGAAGAAAAAATAGCTGAAATATTGTATTTTTATGAACAAAAATTTGGTGTTGTGTCTGATTTCAAGAGTATTTCAGGCCGTTTTGCCCAGTTGATAGAGTCTGTCTCCATAAAGTATAATCAACGGGTTGTGCTTCTTGTGGATGAATACGACAAGCCCATTCTGGATAACATTATATGCAGAGACAGGGTTGAGGAGATCCGGGATGGCTTGAAAAACTTTTATTCTGTAATTAAAGACAGTGATGCTCATCTTCACTTTGTTTTTATCACAGGGGTTTCAAAGTTTTCCAAGGTAAGCCTGTTTTCCGGGCTTAACAATCTTGTGGATATTACCCTTTCCCCCATGTTTGCAACCATCTGCGGACTTACAGAATCGGAGCTTGTTTGTGTTTTTGAAGAGCATCTGAAAGGAAAAAACCTTGATGATATACGGCGCTGGTATAATGGTTATTCCTGGTTGGGAGAGAGGATTTATAATCCTTTCAGTATCTTGAATTTTTTCAGGGAAGGACTTTTCAGAAACTACTGGTTTGAAAGCGGCACTCCTGCATTTCTTCTTCAGCTTCTTACGGAGCGGCATTATCCCATTCCGGCCATTGAGAAGCTTGAAGTGGGGGCGGAACTCCTTGGCAGCTTTGAGCTGGATAATATTTTTGTGGAAACCCTCCTCTTTCAGACGGGTTATCTTACCATTACTGCCCATGAGGAAGTGCTGCCCGGCGAGGTTCTCTATCGTCTGAATTATCCCAACTTTGAGGTCAAAAAAAGTTTTACAGAATATCTTCTCACCTGTTTTACCCGGCAGCCTGCGTCCCCGTAGAGGGTGCCCCTGCATAAAACAGCGCCGTAAAAATCATTTACAGGGGAAGGCCCTGCGCCTGTCCGTGAAATACACAACCCAACCTTATACTTGCTTAAAGCTGATGTTTGTACATGAAATGTTTTCCTTTATAGCATTGGGAATGGGTATGCCTATTGGAGGCCGTATTTTTTTAATATTGTCTGAAATGTTCCATTATTTTTAATGGATTGGAGGTATTCATTGAATATTTCAGGGGAAATAACTGCATCATTGCGGATGATGAAATGCCGATGATATACTGAGTCATTGATTTCGGAAATGAGGAGTTTTTTGTATTCTTCGGGATGGGTAACGCTGAAATAGCCAAGGGTTGTTGTTGATGAAACACCAATATTGCCTCTCTCGTTGAGTACCATCTGAATTACCGTGGGTTCGTTTCTTACTGTGTGGGTATTGTATTTTTCCCGGAGTACAGACTGATTTTTTTCAAAATTGCAGAAACGGTAGGTAAAGCCGTTCACAACAACGGTGGGTTCAATGCCTACTTTTTGGAAATAAGACTGGTCTTCTGTTTTTGAACGCAGGGCAAAATATTTATCTTTTACCTCAAGAATATCATTGCTGGCTTTGACTGTGTTCCTGTCATATCCCCATGCAATGTTTACCATGGCAACCATGTCCAGTTCTCCCGACTCAATGGATTGTCGGGTTCTCAGGGAGGGGGAGGTGAAGAGTTCAGATAGTCTTTCTGTATTCCGTTAAGGGCTTCAAGGATATCTTTGATCATGCCATTATTGTTTTCTATCGTGTAGGGCGGTTGCTCGTTGGTGGCACCCACGCGTACAGGGGTCTGGGCAAAGGCGCTGCTGCCGTACAAAATGAGTATCGTCAGGATTGATATACTGATTTTTTTCATGGCCCTGTCTCCTTTATATGAATTTTTGTGAAAACATGTTCTTATATTATCATTTATTTAGATGTCGAAACAATGTTTTTTTATTTTGTGTTCAAATTTTTTATACCCTTCTGATTTTATTTTGTCCTGCCTCTTTGCTTTAATCCCAGGCAAGTTTATAGCCATTCCCGGTGGTAATGCTTTCAGGAACCAGTTCAAGATTTTCTGAAATCTGAATTTTTGCCGTTGAGGCCTCCAGAATATCCTTTTTAACATCAATGCCCGGCATCACCTGAATCAGTTCAGGGCCTTTTTCCGTTAGTTTGAAAATACCGACAGTGGTTACATAGTAAACAGTTTTGCCTCTTTTCAATGCAGCTTTAGCATTGAATGTTACCTCCAATACTTCATCAACGAATTTCGGAATTCCTTTTTTGATAAGGGTCAGTTTACCATCTTTAAGTTTAAATTCGGCCTTTGCCATCCAGCTGCCGATGAAGATAATCGTTTTTGCGCTGTCGGCAATATTCATGAAGCCGCCGGGGCCTACATAGTTTTTGACACCTTCACCTCGTTTGGACACATTGACATTACCCTTGGAATCGACCTGAAGTGTTCCCAATACCGTAATATCAAGACTGGTTTTATAATGATTGAATATCCATGCGGAACTGTACATTTTCTGAGGGTTGATTGCACCGCCGAAAAATAGACCTGATGCCGGAAGCCCCCCATAAACCCCGGTTTCAGAGGAGAAGGTAAAATCATCAAAGAGTCCCCCTTCATAGACAAGACGACCGACTTCTTCCGGCAGTCCAATCCCCAAATTTACAAGATTGCCCTTTTGAGCCACCTTAACAAATAAGGATGCCGCCATTCTGGCAAGTACATTTTCAACGGGGCCGCGTTTAGGGGTGTATGAGGTGATCTTATTGATTGTATTCATTTTGGCAATGGATTTTTCCATGCACTCCTTAGCCCCCTCAGTAAACATTGGCCAGTATTTTTTCTGTTTGATACTTGCTGTCTGTTCATTGGCAGGGTTCACAACAATATGGGTGACATGCTTTGACGACAGGCTTATGGATGTTTCATCTTTTTCAATGATTTTAGACACCGTGGCAATGACTTTTCCACCATTGTAGTTTGCCGCAAGTGCTGCTTCACGGATTTCTGTAATGGCCGATGCGTTTTTGAAATAGATGTTGCCTTCACTGTCTGCATAAGGGGCATTGAAAAGAGCGACATCGATTTTCGGCAGAGAGTACTCCAGTAAATCTCCGTTTTTCTTTACATAGGATTTGGTGCTGTGCGGGGTTGCAGCCGTATTGCCTCCAAGATCAGGGTCAAGAAAGGTGCCGATGCCGATTTCGCTCAGGCTGGTGGTGTTCCCTTCAGACTGATTGTGTAAAATTTGTGTTATTTCACCCTGGGGCAGGATGTGGATTTCAATTTCTTTATTAGCGCCCATTTCAAGCTGTTTGTGCGCTGTTTCCACATGCCCGCTGATATATTCTTTGATCAGGCCGGAAACCGCAACTTCCTCAACTGTACCAGGTGCCTTTCCCCTGCCGCCTTGGGCACTGACGGTCATCCATGTTAAGTTTTTTGGGGTTTTATCCTTTAAATAGCTGTTCCTGATGGCCCTGAAAAGAATTGAACATCTGGCATGGCCGCCCATACCCACTGAGATAACTGTTGATCCATCGGGTATCTGTTTTGCGGCCTCAGCAGCAGTGATAAACCGGTTTCGATCAATCGCTCCGGGGTGGTAGCTCAGGTTGTATCGGTTTTGTGTTGCTAAAAATGATATCAAATGGCCGTATATCTTTGCAGTTTCGATGAATTTCATTATGCCCCTTTTTTAAAAAATTAATCTTGATTGGCGTAACCGTATCAGTAATATTGCTATTAATGTGCCATCTGTTATTTTATTAATAAAATCAGCTATTGCGTAGAAGATAGGGAGGATGTATTACGATATATCGTTTTTATGAAAACGAATATTCGTGAAAGGTATGATATGTCGTGAAAATTACCCATGAACATTTCCGCGAAGTAACCCGCCGCATCTGTGGCAGTCTGGATCTGGATCAGGCCCTTTATGATGCTTTTTTATACATGAAGGATCTACTGCCGCTGGATGCCCTCTTCATCACCCTCTATGAGTACGAAAAAAGACGCTCACGGGTCATTGCCCTTGCCTATGATGGAGGGGGATTTCTTCTGGATGAGAGCTTTCCCCTTTCCGATGCCGCATGGGAAGCCATCCGATCATGGCAGGCCCGGTCCAGATCCGATACCACACCATGGATACGGGATCATACCCATCCCATCAACCGGGAGATTCTGCGGACGGTGCGTTCGGGAGTGGCTGCCCTGCAGCAGATGGAAATAGGGGATTTCTGCAGCATGACCTGTGGTCTGCGCATCCAGAAAACCCTCATCGGCAATCTGACCTTTGGAACCCTTGGGGCCAATCATTATAAAGACAGCCATGCGGCACTGGTGAGGGAACTCAATGAACCCTTTGCCATCGCCCTGTCCAATGCCCTGCGTTACATGGATCTGGTCCGGGATCATAAGGCCCTGCAGCAGGATGCCCGCCGTATGATGGGAAGTGTTATGGTGGGATCAGACAGCGGACTGAAGGAAGTCCGTAAGCTCATGGCCCATGTGGCTCCCACGGACAGCCCCGTGCTGCTTCTGGGCGAAACGGGTACGGGAAAGGAAGTGGTGGCATCGGAAATCCATTCCCTTTCCCGCAGATCCCAAGGACCGCTGATTCGGGTCAACTGCGGTGCCATTCCCGAATCCCTCATCGATTCCGAGCTTTTCGGCCATGAAAAGGGGGCCTTTACCGGGGCGCTGGAAACCATGCCGGGACGGTTTGAAAGGGCCGATGGCGGAACCCTTTTTCTCGATGAGATAGGAGAACTCCCGGCCAGTGCTCAGGTGAAGCTTCTGCGGGTTCTCCAGAGTGGAGAATTTGAAAGGGTAGGGGGTGCCAGATCCATGAGGGCCAGTGTACGCATTGTTGCCGCCACCCACAGGAATCTGGAATCCATGATTCCTTCGGGAGAGTTCCGCCGGGATCTCTGGTATCGCCTCAATGTTTTTCCCGTTCATATTCCGCCACTCAGGGAAAGAAAGCAGGATATCCCTGCCATGGTGCATCATTTCATCCGTATGAAATGTGAAGAGATGAATCTTCCCTATCGCCCCGATATCGCCCCCGGAGGACTGGACGGGCTGATGGCCTATGACTGGCCCGGCAACGTGCGGGAGCTTCAGAATGTGGTGGAGCGTGCCCTGATCCTCTGTCAGGGCAGGCCCCTTTCCTTTTCCCTTCTGCCGGACAGGGGGCATGAAGTTGTAAGGGAGGGCAGAGAGGATTTTACGGGAAACCGGACGCTGGATGGGGTGATGGCTGAACATATTCGTGCTGTTTTGCGGGAAACAGCGGGCAGAATTGCCGGTGAAAGGGGAGCAGCCGCCATTCTGGGACTGCATCCCAATACCCTCCGCAGCCGTATGAAAAAGCTGGGGGTGGTGTGAAGGATAAGGGCGAGGTCTGAATTCTGGCAATATGAAGCTACATTGGCAGCCATGGCAGGGCAAAGATGGAAGGTAAGTACGGTGGCCGTAAAAGAGACAGTATCAAACGGGAGAAGATCCTTGCCTTGCTGGGCAGGGGTCTGACCTACAGTGAGATCTAGGGAGCCTTGGGTGTGAGCCGCAGAACCAT encodes:
- a CDS encoding amino acid ABC transporter substrate-binding protein, yielding MVAMVNIAWGYDRNTVKASNDILEVKDKYFALRSKTEDQSYFQKVGIEPTVVVNGFTYRFCNFEKNQSVLREKYNTHTVRNEPTVIQMVLNERGNIGVSSTTTLGYFSVTHPEEYKKLLISEINDSVYHRHFIIRNDAVISPEIFNEYLQSIKNNGTFQTILKKYGLQ
- a CDS encoding sigma-54 interaction domain-containing protein, giving the protein MKITHEHFREVTRRICGSLDLDQALYDAFLYMKDLLPLDALFITLYEYEKRRSRVIALAYDGGGFLLDESFPLSDAAWEAIRSWQARSRSDTTPWIRDHTHPINREILRTVRSGVAALQQMEIGDFCSMTCGLRIQKTLIGNLTFGTLGANHYKDSHAALVRELNEPFAIALSNALRYMDLVRDHKALQQDARRMMGSVMVGSDSGLKEVRKLMAHVAPTDSPVLLLGETGTGKEVVASEIHSLSRRSQGPLIRVNCGAIPESLIDSELFGHEKGAFTGALETMPGRFERADGGTLFLDEIGELPASAQVKLLRVLQSGEFERVGGARSMRASVRIVAATHRNLESMIPSGEFRRDLWYRLNVFPVHIPPLRERKQDIPAMVHHFIRMKCEEMNLPYRPDIAPGGLDGLMAYDWPGNVRELQNVVERALILCQGRPLSFSLLPDRGHEVVREGREDFTGNRTLDGVMAEHIRAVLRETAGRIAGERGAAAILGLHPNTLRSRMKKLGVV
- a CDS encoding CoA-transferase — its product is MKFIETAKIYGHLISFLATQNRYNLSYHPGAIDRNRFITAAEAAKQIPDGSTVISVGMGGHARCSILFRAIRNSYLKDKTPKNLTWMTVSAQGGRGKAPGTVEEVAVSGLIKEYISGHVETAHKQLEMGANKEIEIHILPQGEITQILHNQSEGNTTSLSEIGIGTFLDPDLGGNTAATPHSTKSYVKKNGDLLEYSLPKIDVALFNAPYADSEGNIYFKNASAITEIREAALAANYNGGKVIATVSKIIEKDETSISLSSKHVTHIVVNPANEQTASIKQKKYWPMFTEGAKECMEKSIAKMNTINKITSYTPKRGPVENVLARMAASLFVKVAQKGNLVNLGIGLPEEVGRLVYEGGLFDDFTFSSETGVYGGLPASGLFFGGAINPQKMYSSAWIFNHYKTSLDITVLGTLQVDSKGNVNVSKRGEGVKNYVGPGGFMNIADSAKTIIFIGSWMAKAEFKLKDGKLTLIKKGIPKFVDEVLEVTFNAKAALKRGKTVYYVTTVGIFKLTEKGPELIQVMPGIDVKKDILEASTAKIQISENLELVPESITTGNGYKLAWD
- a CDS encoding AAA family ATPase; the protein is MMKKLPVGISNLREIIGNGYAYVDKSMFVHDLEETGKYYFLSRPRRFGKSLMVDTLKEAFEGNRSLFEGLWLENRRDWEQVYPVIRVSFGQGIIGSRSELEEKIAEILYFYEQKFGVVSDFKSISGRFAQLIESVSIKYNQRVVLLVDEYDKPILDNIICRDRVEEIRDGLKNFYSVIKDSDAHLHFVFITGVSKFSKVSLFSGLNNLVDITLSPMFATICGLTESELVCVFEEHLKGKNLDDIRRWYNGYSWLGERIYNPFSILNFFREGLFRNYWFESGTPAFLLQLLTERHYPIPAIEKLEVGAELLGSFELDNIFVETLLFQTGYLTITAHEEVLPGEVLYRLNYPNFEVKKSFTEYLLTCFTRQPASP